A genomic window from Gemmatimonadaceae bacterium includes:
- a CDS encoding zf-HC2 domain-containing protein, translated as MNDTPPPHHDTTPCSAVRAVLGDFVADETDALTSARVEAHAAACVACALALESARSYRRRMRRLGDAEPASAALRAQAALLAQQARDAG; from the coding sequence ATGAACGACACGCCTCCCCCGCACCACGACACCACGCCCTGCAGCGCTGTCCGGGCCGTCCTCGGCGACTTCGTCGCGGACGAGACGGATGCGTTGACGTCGGCGCGCGTCGAGGCGCACGCGGCCGCCTGCGTCGCCTGCGCGCTCGCGCTGGAATCGGCGCGGTCGTATCGCCGCCGGATGCGCCGCTTGGGCGACGCCGAGCCGGCGTCGGCGGCGCTGCGGGCGCAGGCGGCGCTGCTCGCGCAGCAGGCACGCGATGCCGGTTGA